Part of the Maridesulfovibrio sp. genome, GTCACTGTTGAAAGTGTACGTGGATCACTCTGGGCCATTGCCATGGTTACCGAGCGTATCCAGCCTTACAACATCAATGGAACTGACGTTCACATGGTCGGTATGCCCTGGCATTACGGCTGGGTAACCCCCATCAACGGCGGTGATTCTGCAAACATTGTAACCCCCAACGTGGGTGACCCGAACACCGGTATCCCCGAATATAAGGCCTTCATGGTCAATATCCGCAAGTGGAAGGAGGGTGATAACTAATGTCCGGTAAAAGCTTCTTTGTAGACCTCACCCTTTGTACCGCCTGCCGTGGTTGTCAGGTAGCCTGCAAACAGTGGAAAAAACTGCCTGCAGAACATACCCGCAACGTTGGTTCTCATCAGAACCCGCAGGATCTGTCTTCAAAAACCATCCGTCTTGTGCGCTTCAGCGAAGCCCGTGACGAAGACGGTAAATTCCGTTGGCTGTTCTTTCCTGAACAATGCCGTCACTGCATAGAGCCTCCATGTAAGTACATTGCAAACATGTATGCACCGGGCTCTGTGGTTCAGGATGAAAAAACCGGCGCAGTGGTAATGACCGACAAGGCTGTTATCCGCAAAGGTAAACTGGAAAGCTGGGAACTCTGTCCATACAATGTTCCCCGTCAGGACAAGGCAACCGGACTCTGGTCCAAGTGTGACATGTGTCTTGACCGTGTGGAAATGGGCATGCAGCCTGCTTGTGTAC contains:
- a CDS encoding 4Fe-4S dicluster domain-containing protein, producing MSGKSFFVDLTLCTACRGCQVACKQWKKLPAEHTRNVGSHQNPQDLSSKTIRLVRFSEARDEDGKFRWLFFPEQCRHCIEPPCKYIANMYAPGSVVQDEKTGAVVMTDKAVIRKGKLESWELCPYNVPRQDKATGLWSKCDMCLDRVEMGMQPACVQSCPTGTMNFGDRADMLKMAKERLAEVKKTNPNAYLADPDDVRVIYLCETKPESYHENVVASAYQRKTLMAGVSPSKTSRRGFLSALKNKA